The Roseiconus lacunae genome has a segment encoding these proteins:
- a CDS encoding amidohydrolase family protein: protein MLIDSHHHLWQYSSEEYPWISNQMSVLKQDFWSEQLQLLAKENEIDGFVTVQARQSLNETQSLLDLAEHVSLIRGVVGWVDFRSPEVASQLDRFAANKALRGLRHVVQDEFDDQFILGKAFNRGIAQLEGRDLVYDVLIFAKHLEPSVKFVRSHPNIPMVLDHIAKPTIRAADFHMQWKNDLLKLAESENVVCKFSGVATEVRDSEWSIDTIRPYWDTALEAFTPKRLMFGSDWPVCLLRTGYQQWLKTVRELAAELTESEQEQLLSTNAIKYYRLEQN, encoded by the coding sequence ATGTTGATCGATTCCCATCACCACCTTTGGCAATACTCCTCAGAGGAGTATCCCTGGATCAGTAATCAGATGTCTGTGCTAAAGCAAGATTTCTGGTCCGAGCAGCTTCAATTGCTCGCGAAAGAGAACGAGATTGATGGATTCGTCACCGTTCAAGCCCGCCAATCACTGAATGAAACCCAGAGTCTGCTGGACTTGGCCGAACACGTCTCTCTGATTCGTGGCGTCGTCGGATGGGTCGATTTCCGCTCTCCCGAAGTCGCTTCTCAACTCGATCGCTTCGCCGCAAACAAAGCGCTGAGGGGTTTGCGACACGTCGTCCAAGATGAGTTCGATGACCAGTTCATTCTCGGTAAAGCCTTCAATCGTGGCATCGCCCAGCTCGAAGGACGCGACCTAGTTTACGACGTCTTGATCTTTGCAAAGCATCTCGAACCGTCGGTAAAATTTGTCCGTTCTCATCCAAACATTCCTATGGTCCTCGATCATATCGCCAAACCAACGATCCGCGCAGCTGATTTTCACATGCAGTGGAAGAACGATCTTCTAAAGCTGGCCGAAAGTGAAAACGTCGTCTGCAAATTCTCTGGCGTTGCAACGGAGGTTCGTGACTCGGAGTGGTCGATCGACACCATTCGCCCCTACTGGGATACCGCTCTGGAAGCATTCACGCCGAAACGGTTGATGTTTGGAAGCGATTGGCCGGTTTGCTTGCTGAGAACGGGATATCAACAGTGGTTAAAAACTGTACGCGAGCTTGCCGCCGAATTGACAGAGAGTGAACAAGAGCAACTGTTATCGACCAACGCGATCAAATACTATCGATTGGAGCAAAACTAA
- a CDS encoding tetratricopeptide repeat protein produces MSSDEAELTIKENLNKAIELHRAGELTEAEAFYQAVLQLDPDHADALQLMGVIAAQLGDLSLAVQRTELALSKYPEQPVTFNNLGNMLVELDRYDDAIKAYENAVHLRPDYTQAYLNLGHVLCRANRLLEAQDAYRKVTELEVDNADGWDSLGDALHKVGRSEDAIEAFRKASELAPERTSILHHLGMALRSLDRMDDAATVYRQCLEITPDDPIAKHYLVVCGDLDEAPERVSMEFVQETFDDFAASFDMVLADLKYKVPELLGKMAADFLAAHEQETIDIVDLGCGTGLCAEHLRGLANDLVGVDLSKEMLAKAEKRGGYDDLVHGELTEYLTYCDRSFDLAFSADTFIYIGDLRSTIEAAALVLRPGGGLIFSLEKMDDAQSERSSTGFRLGLSGRYQHDKEIVTQWLNDSGFIVQEIRDAHVRNEGKVPVVGYLVAAIKPA; encoded by the coding sequence ATGAGCAGCGACGAAGCCGAATTGACGATCAAAGAAAACCTGAACAAGGCGATCGAGCTTCATCGCGCTGGTGAACTGACCGAGGCAGAGGCGTTTTACCAAGCCGTCTTGCAGTTGGATCCCGACCATGCCGACGCTCTTCAATTGATGGGGGTGATCGCGGCCCAGCTGGGCGATTTGTCGTTGGCCGTCCAACGGACAGAACTTGCGTTGTCCAAGTACCCCGAACAACCGGTGACATTCAATAACTTGGGAAACATGCTGGTCGAGTTGGATCGGTACGACGACGCCATTAAGGCATACGAGAACGCTGTCCACCTTCGTCCGGATTACACACAAGCCTATTTGAACCTTGGTCACGTGCTATGCCGTGCCAATCGCCTTCTTGAAGCCCAAGATGCCTATCGAAAGGTGACCGAGCTAGAAGTCGACAACGCCGACGGCTGGGACTCGCTTGGCGATGCCCTGCATAAAGTTGGTCGATCAGAGGACGCGATCGAGGCATTCCGCAAAGCAAGTGAACTTGCACCAGAGAGAACGTCAATCCTACATCACCTTGGGATGGCGTTGCGATCACTCGACCGGATGGACGACGCGGCAACAGTCTATCGCCAGTGCTTGGAAATCACCCCCGACGATCCAATCGCGAAACATTACCTTGTCGTTTGTGGTGACTTAGACGAAGCCCCCGAGCGTGTTTCGATGGAGTTCGTCCAAGAAACCTTCGATGACTTTGCCGCTTCATTCGATATGGTACTCGCGGACTTGAAATACAAAGTTCCGGAGCTACTAGGAAAGATGGCAGCAGATTTCCTAGCCGCACACGAACAAGAAACGATTGACATTGTCGACCTAGGCTGTGGAACCGGATTGTGCGCCGAACACCTACGTGGACTGGCCAATGACTTGGTCGGAGTCGACTTGTCGAAAGAGATGCTCGCCAAGGCAGAAAAACGCGGCGGTTATGACGACCTCGTTCATGGCGAATTGACCGAGTACCTGACGTATTGTGATCGTAGTTTCGATCTCGCGTTTTCGGCCGACACGTTTATCTACATTGGCGATCTAAGATCTACGATTGAAGCCGCCGCGCTGGTGCTTCGTCCAGGCGGAGGATTGATTTTCAGTCTCGAAAAAATGGATGACGCTCAATCGGAACGATCTTCAACCGGATTTCGACTCGGACTTAGTGGCCGCTACCAGCACGACAAAGAGATCGTGACCCAGTGGCTGAACGACTCAGGATTCATCGTCCAAGAAATTCGCGACGCCCATGTTCGCAACGAGGGAAAAGTCCCGGTCGTCGGTTACCTCGTCGCGGCGATCAAACCCGCTTAG
- a CDS encoding zinc-binding alcohol dehydrogenase family protein, producing the protein MRAIQISDVKTLKPIEIDAPAAPGPGQALVKTHRMGVCGTDISCYLGKFPFFDFPRIPGHELGVEVVAVGEGVSNVSAGDRCSIEPYMNCGECYACRRGATNCCQNLQVIGVMCDGGLCESFLIRADKLHPSAKLSYDQLALVETLAIGCHANDRANPRPADHALIIGMGPIGLATLEFAKLTGARISVMDMNQDRLDFVRNHYGIENTVRFVGDGSELESMRQITGGDFYQSIVDATGNRHSMSGALNYLSPTGSLVYVGITTDEVNFRHPAMHKPEASIVASRNALPGDFTRIIGLIEMGMINTDPWITHRTDMEGVLSEFESYTKPETGVIKAVINIA; encoded by the coding sequence GTGCGAGCCATTCAAATCAGCGATGTGAAGACGTTAAAGCCAATCGAGATCGACGCACCGGCAGCCCCCGGGCCTGGACAAGCTTTGGTCAAGACACACCGAATGGGAGTCTGCGGGACGGACATCAGTTGCTACTTAGGAAAATTTCCGTTCTTTGACTTTCCTCGAATACCGGGACATGAACTTGGCGTCGAAGTCGTTGCCGTTGGCGAAGGCGTTTCGAATGTTTCCGCAGGTGATCGTTGCAGCATCGAGCCCTACATGAATTGCGGGGAATGTTATGCCTGCCGGCGCGGCGCGACCAACTGTTGCCAAAACCTTCAAGTGATCGGTGTGATGTGCGACGGTGGCTTGTGCGAATCATTCTTGATTCGTGCCGACAAACTGCACCCCTCGGCGAAACTATCCTACGACCAATTGGCACTCGTCGAAACGCTTGCAATCGGTTGTCACGCCAATGACCGAGCGAATCCCCGACCGGCTGATCATGCGTTGATTATCGGGATGGGGCCGATCGGACTGGCGACGCTCGAATTTGCCAAGCTGACCGGCGCCCGGATCAGCGTGATGGATATGAACCAAGATCGTCTGGACTTTGTGCGGAATCACTACGGGATCGAAAACACTGTCCGTTTTGTCGGTGACGGTTCAGAACTTGAATCAATGCGACAGATCACCGGCGGCGATTTCTACCAATCGATTGTCGATGCGACCGGAAACCGCCATTCGATGTCTGGTGCATTGAATTACCTTTCTCCCACGGGAAGTTTGGTTTACGTCGGAATTACAACCGACGAAGTCAACTTTCGGCACCCAGCGATGCACAAACCCGAAGCATCGATCGTCGCGTCACGAAACGCACTCCCTGGCGATTTCACTCGGATCATTGGCTTGATCGAAATGGGCATGATTAACACCGATCCGTGGATCACTCACCGGACCGACATGGAAGGCGTGTTGAGTGAATTCGAATCCTACACCAAGCCAGAAACCGGCGTGATCAAAGCCGTCATTAATATCGCTTAA
- a CDS encoding sigma-70 family RNA polymerase sigma factor, with product MSDFATPQVDPDLADVKKVRKSTTRRTDAAQSPLETYLREINETALLTAQEELDLAARIEAGDVEARDRMVRANLRLVVNISRGYTGKGLSLQDLIEEGNLGLLRAVEGFDPTVGTRFSTYASYWIKQSIKRALINSAKTIRIPAYMVELLSKWRRATARLSEELGRTPTNEEVARVLGLPKKKLPIIRKAIRISNSTPQSDQSESGWSLGEMVMDERLKSPDEMLLDHDILHHAMELLDDLEEREAMVLKLRFGLDGAEPKTLKEIGAELGLTRERVRQIETEALRRLADGLTDPRERFRG from the coding sequence ATGTCCGATTTTGCTACTCCCCAGGTCGACCCTGATTTGGCTGACGTTAAAAAGGTACGCAAATCGACCACTCGACGAACCGACGCGGCACAATCTCCGCTTGAGACCTACTTGCGCGAGATCAACGAAACGGCGCTGCTAACGGCCCAAGAAGAATTGGATCTCGCCGCCCGCATCGAAGCCGGCGACGTCGAAGCACGTGACCGAATGGTCCGCGCCAACTTGCGTTTGGTCGTCAATATTTCGCGCGGCTACACCGGCAAAGGTCTTAGCCTGCAAGACTTGATCGAGGAAGGCAACCTCGGATTGCTTCGAGCCGTCGAAGGGTTTGATCCGACGGTCGGGACTCGCTTTAGTACCTATGCGAGTTACTGGATCAAGCAGTCAATCAAACGCGCGTTGATCAATAGCGCCAAGACGATTCGCATTCCCGCCTACATGGTTGAGCTGTTGAGTAAGTGGCGACGGGCGACGGCGCGTCTGAGCGAAGAACTCGGCCGAACACCGACCAACGAAGAAGTCGCGCGTGTTCTGGGACTGCCTAAAAAGAAGTTGCCGATCATTCGCAAAGCCATCCGGATCAGCAACAGCACCCCACAAAGCGACCAGAGTGAATCGGGGTGGTCGCTGGGCGAGATGGTCATGGATGAGCGTCTAAAAAGTCCCGATGAAATGCTGCTCGACCACGACATTTTGCATCATGCGATGGAGCTACTTGATGACCTTGAAGAACGCGAAGCCATGGTGCTGAAGTTACGGTTTGGCCTGGATGGCGCCGAACCGAAGACACTGAAAGAAATCGGCGCCGAACTCGGTTTGACACGTGAACGAGTTCGCCAGATTGAAACCGAAGCACTTCGACGACTTGCCGATGGATTGACCGATCCACGAGAACGCTTTCGCGGGTAG